Within the Borrelia miyamotoi genome, the region GCTTTCAACTAAGTTTATTAAGGAAATTGGTATTCAGAAGTTAAATATCTATGTAGATGTTTGTGATGTTATGGGTTCAAATTTGCTGAATTCAGTAGCTGAGCAAGTGTCTTATCATATTACTCTAGAATTTGGATATGAGTGTGTTTTGAAAATTTTAAGCAATGATTCTAATGATTTTGTTTTAAACGCCAACTTTAAATTAAATGTTAATTATTTGCTTGGAGATAATAAAGAATCTTTGGCTTTGGCACAAAATATTGCTCTTATTTCTAAGATAGGATTTTTTGAAGAAGAACGTGCTGTTACTAACAATAAAGGTATTATGAATGGTATAACGGGTTTATGTGTTGCTACACTGAATGATACAAGGGCGCTTGAAGCATGTATACATAAATTTGCGTCAAGAAGTGGTAGATATTTACCTCTTAGTAAGTTTTATGTTTCTGATGATAATTTGATTGGAGAGATTGAACTTCCTTTACAGGTTGGATTTAAAGGAGGTTCGGCTGGTTCTCATGAAGCAGCTGTATTGAGCTTTAAGATTATGGAGATTGATTGTAAGAGAGAATTTATGGGTGTTCTATCTTGTGTTGGGCTTGCAAGTAATTTTGCGGCTTTAAGAGCACTTGCTCTTGATGGAATTCAAAAAGGACATATGAAACTACATGTTAAGAAGATTTTATATCTTCTTGAAAGAGATTATAATGTGTCTAGTGATGAAATAGGAAAAATATTGTTGAAGATGAGTGATAGTGGGATTTATTCTCTTGACTTTGCTCTTAAAGTTTTAAAAGGTTTGAGAGTTTAATGTGAAGGTTAGATGTAAGGTTAATCCTAGTTTGGCATTAATTAAGTATTGGGGGAAGAGGGATAAATTTTTAAATGTTCCAGCTACTTCTAGCATTGCTGTAAGTATTGATAAATTTCATTCAGTAAGTGAGATTGAGCTGTCATGTAAGGATGAAATAATTTTAAATTCAAATACAGTTGTATTAAAAGATAGAGAGATAAAATTTTTTAACTATGCGAGAAAAATCCTTGATAAGCCAAATATTTGTTTTAGGGTGATTAGTGAAAATAATTTTCCAACAGCTGCAGGACTTGCAAGTTCAAGCTCAGGTTTTGCATCTATTGCTGCTTGTATTTTAAGATATTTTAATCAATATTCTCATCAAAAAGCTTCAGACCTTGCAAGAATAGGCTCAGCTTCAGCAGCAAGAGCTATTTATGGTGGATTTACATTTCTAAAAGAAGGGGCTAAGAGTGCATTTCAGGTAAACAGTTTCAATTGTTTTAATGATTTGTGCATAATATTTGCTATAGTTGATAGTAAAGAAAAAGAAATTTCTTCAAGGGTTGCCATGGAGATTTGCAAGCAAGAAGAGTTTTATTGGGATGCTTGGGTTAAATCTAGTCGAAGTATATTCAAGGAAGCTTTATATTTTTTTTTAAAAGGGAATTTTAGTGAATTTGGTCTCAAAATTGTAAAAAGTTATCAGTGTATGTTTGGTTTAATGTTATCATCTTCTATTATTTATTTTAAAGGTATTACCATAGACTTAATAAAGTATATTGCTAATCTGAGAAATAAGGGAATTCTTATTTTCGAAACGATGGATGCAGGACCACAGGTGAAGATTTTATGTTTACAGAGAGATTTGGAATTCATTTTAAATGAACTTACTAGAAATTTCACAGATGTTGATTTTGTTGTTTCAAGGATTGGAATTGGTTTGGAATGGATATAATTAATTTTTCGGTGCCTGGTAATTTGCTTTTAATGGGAGAATATTCTATTTTAGAAGAAAATGGCCTTGGACTTTCAATTGCAATTAAAGAGAGAGCTTATTTTTCTTTTAGGAAAAATGATACTTGGCGCTTTTTTGCTAAAAAAACTAAAATTGATAATTTTACTTTAATAGAAAATAATGATGATTTTATTTTTAAAATGTTTAAGTATTTAAAACAAAAATATTTTGCTAATATAGAAGATTTTCCCTTTGATGTTTATGTTGATACGAGTAATTTTTTTTTAAATAGTGGTGCCAAGAAAGGTTTTGGTTCAAGTGCCGTTGTTGCTGTTGGGATTGTATGTGGAATTTTTTTGGTTTTGAATAATAATAGTTATTTTATTAAAAATCAAATTTTTATGTATTGTCTAGAAGCTTATCGGTATGCTCAGGGAGGTATGGGTAGTGGATATGATATTGCTACAAGTCTTTTTGGTGGTATTATTAGGTTTAAAGGAGGAAATTTTCCTATGTATGAGCTTTTAGAGCAAATGTGTTTTAGTGATTTTTATTTAATGAAAGGTCCCAAGCCGGTTAAAACTACTAGTTCAATTGTTAAGTATTGTGAGCGTAGGGCTTCTTTAATGAGTTTTATAAGAGATATTAATATTATAATGGAAAAAATTGTTCTTAATGCCAGTCGTTCTTCTGCTTGTTTGCTTTCTAGTTTGAAATCAGCAAAGGATATAGGATTAGAAATTGGAAAAAGGATAGGTATTTCTGCTGATTTGCCTTTAGATATTTCGTATCTTGAAAAAGAATGTGCCTTAATTAAGGCTTTAGGTGCTGGCAATGAAACTTTTTTAGTCTATAAGCCAAATTTTGAAGTTTTTAAACAATTTAATATTGAACCAATAGAGCTAGATTTAGAAGGTGTTAAATTTTGCAGTAGATGATGTTTATAATAAAAAAACCTTCTAAAATATTGCTTTTAGGGGAACATAGTGCTGTTTATGGTTTTCCAGTTATTGGTGCTACAATACCTCTTTATATGCAGTTAGTTTACACCTTTTCTGATTCTTGGAGGTACTTAGGAGTGCCTTCTTTTAAAATAGATGAGATAATACATTTTATTAATAATAACTTTGAAAAAGTTAGACCTATTGAATTTTTAATATTTTCCCAGATTCCAGTTGGATTGGGGTTTGGTTCTTCTGCCAGTCTTAGTTTGTGTTTTGCTGAGTATATTGTAATTCATGATGAATATAGGAGTTACAATAAAATTTTGTTGGCACGAAAAATTGAAGATATTTTTCATGGAAGGTCTTCTGGTATGGATATTTTGCTAATTGAGTTAGGTGGAACTTTTTATTTAGAAAATAAAAATGGTGTCCTAAATTATAAAAGGATAGCACCTTGTAATTTTTACTTTTTGATTGGGGCAGTCAGGAGAGAATGTGTAGTAAGTAAAATAATATCTGATTTAAATTACAGGATTTCTCTTGATAATGGTCAATTTGAAATTATTAAAAAACTTGGTTATATTGTTAGGGATTCTTGTGTTGCTTTTGATAAGCAAGATATTTCTTTATTGGCATATAATATGAATGTTGCAAATAACTATTTAAAGTCTTTGGGTTTATCCTCAGACATGCTTGATTATGTAATAAAAAGAGGCCTAGAACTTAAGGCTCTTTCTGGGAAATTGAGTGGTGCTGGTCGAGGTGGAGCTTTTATTTTGCTTTTTAGAGATAAGAATGAAGCTCGCTTGTGTTTGAGAGAGTTGAGTAAGGATTTAGATAAGAACAATATTTGTTTAATTTGTAAACTTCAAATGTTTAGATTTTAAGCTTATTGAAAAAAATTGTATACTTGCTGAATGAAATAATTTTGTTGGGTTCAGAGGGATTCGAACCCCCGACATCCTGCTTGTAAGGCAGGCGCTCTGACCAGCTGAGCTATGAACCCTTTTAATACTGAGGACAATTATATAAAATAAATTTGACTTATGTCAATTTATTCATAATTTTTCTCCAAAAAGAACTACAAATATATTTTTATTGTTTTGTGTTTTTAATACGTATCCACCTATTTTACTTGTATCTTTGTTTAGAAGAGCTCCTTTGTGTTCTGGACTTTTAAGCCAGGCATTTGTTACATCTTCGACAACTAGACCTGATGCTAGAATTTCTCTTATCTTATAAAAATATTGATCGTATTTTTTGACTCTTTGCATAGGAGTTGTGCCAAAGAGTGTATGAGTTAATACTTTATTTGCATTAAGACTTATTGCATATTCTTCTGCTACCGTCTCAAGAGTTGTATCTATTTCTAACTTTTTTAATTTTAAATCAGCTCTTAATTTGTGAATTGATGAGTAAAGAAATTCTAAGTCTTCATTTGCTCCTAGAAGCATAAATTGGCTTGTGAAAATTAAAATAATAAGAATGAATTTTTTTTGCATAATGATTCTACTTATATTAGTATGTTATTATAACATATATCAAATTGTTTTAACTAGGAGAATAATATGACAAATAATTTAAGTTATTTAAAAAAAGATTATTTAGATAAGATAAACTTGAAACTTCAAGAGTTGTTAGCAGGACTTCATGTTTTTTATGCTAATTTGAGAGGTATTCATTGGAATATAAAGGGTGTTAATTTTTTTGTGATTCATAAAAAAACTGAAAATCTTTATGATTATGTTGGGGAGGTTATTGATATTCTAGCTGAGAGAATTAGAGCACTTGGTTATGATTCTGAGTTTAGATGCTCTGCATTTATTAAGATGTCTTTTATTAATGAAATTAGTTTAGAGATTTCTTCAAATTTGGTACCTTCAATTAGTAGCATTATTTGTAATCTTAATGACATTCTTAAGAATATATTTGAAATAAGGTGTTTTGTTGATAGTAAATCTGATTATGGGACAGCTAATGTTTTAGATGATATTATTGCTTATTTTGAAAAATATTTATGGATGTATAGATCATTGTTAAATAATTGTAAGTGTTCATGTGATAAGGATGATTGTAAGTGTTCATGTGATAAGGATGATTGTAAGTGTTCATGTGATAAGGATGATTGTAAGTGTTCATGTGATAAGGATGATTGTAAGTGTTCATGTGATAAGGATGATTGTAAGTGTTCATGTGATAAGGATGATTGTAAGTGTTCATGTGATAAGGATGATTGTAAGTGTTCATGTGATAAGAAAGAATATTTTAGTGAAAATGATGATCTTGTGATATGATATAAAAACAATTTTAAGATTTATTTTTATATTTGTTAATTAATTATAGAATTATATCTTAGTTGAAGAGAGCTATAGCAAAATCTATAGCTTTCATGGTATTTGAGGGCTTTATGGAAATTAGGAATATTGGAATCATGGCACATATTGATGCTGGAAAGACTACTACTACAGAAAGGATTATATATTATACTGGTAAGTCTCATAAAATAGGCGATGTTGATTCTGGCAATACTGTGACTGATTGGATGACACAAGAACAAGACAGGGGCATTACAATTAGTTCTGCTGCTATTACTTGCTATTGGCGGGAGCATCAGATAAATATTATTGATACTCCTGGACATGTTGATTTTACAGCTGAAGTTGAGAGATCTCTTCGTGTTCTTGATGGGGGTATCGTCATTTTTAGTGCTGTTGATGGGATTCAGGCGCAAACCGAAACGGTTTGGAAACAGGCATCAAAATATGGTATTCCAAGACTTGCTTATATTAACAAAATGGATCGTGTGGGGGCTGATTTTATTAAAGTAGTTGAAGATATAAAAAATAAATTTGGTATAGTTCCAATAGTTTTACAAATGCCAATTGGAAGTGAGAGTAGCTTTGAAGGAGTTGTAGATATTATTCGTAATAAAGAGTTGCATTTTGAATTTAAGGATGATAAACCTATTGTGATTGAGGAAGTGGTGCGTGAAGAGTTTGTTGAGAATGTCAAAAATTTTAGAGAAAATTTAATAGATGCTCTTAGTAATTTTAGTGAAAGAATTACTGAACTTTTTCTTGAAAATTCTGTCATTGATGATTCTCTTATAATGGAAGAGATTAGACGATGCACTATTAGTGGCTTTATTGTTCCTGTTTTGGCGGGAACTAGTCTTAAGAATATTGGTATAGAGCCTTTAATAGATGCAATTGTAGATTATCTTCCAAGTCCTTTTGAAAAAAATTTTAGTGTTTATTCTTTAAAAACAGATAGAAGTATGTCAATTGATCCTAGAAATGAGAAAAATTTATCTGCACTTGTTTTTAAGGTACAATATTTTAGTGCAATTGCTGCACATCTTTATTTTATTAGGGTTTATTCAGGAGAACTTAATTCATCTAAAAGGGTTGTTAACGTTGCTAAGAATAAGCGTGAAAAATTTACAAGGATTTTTCGAGTTTTTTCAAATAAAAATGAGCAAATTAATGCGATTAGAGCAGGAGATATTGGAGCAGTTATTGGACTTAAACATTCTGTAACGGGAGACACGCTTGTTGAAGAAGGAAATGAGATTGTACTTGAACCTTTAGTATTTCCAGAGCCAGTTGTATTAATATCTGTTGAGCCAGAAAGATCGTCTGATGATGCTAGACTTAAAGAAGTTCTTGAAATAATTGCTAAAGAAGATCCTACTTTTAACTACAAGGAAAACAAGGAAACAGGGCAATTATTGGTGTCTGGAATGGGTGAGTTACATCTTGAGATTATTATTATAAGGATTAGGGATGAGTTTAAACTTAATGTTTATACAGGTAAGCCCCAAGTAAGTTATAGAGAGAGTCTGAGTTTGGAAGTTAATGACGTATTTAAATTTGTTAATATTTTTGCAGGTAAAGAAGTTAATTTGAAAATTGGTATGATTGTTAGTCCTTTGGTAAGAGGTGAAGGCAATAAAATTGAGTTTGAGTGCAGTGTTGATTCTTTATTTAAAGCTGCGATATTAAGAGGTATTACTTCTGTGTTTTCAACTGGTATTATTGGATATCCGATTATTGACACGGGAGTTAAGATTACTTCATTGGATTTTGATAAAGGTAAGATTAATGAGTCTGTCATTGAGTCAGTATCGGGTCTTGCTTTTAATGAATTTTTTAAAAGGGCAAATCCTATTAAGCTTGAGCCAATAATGATGTTAGAAATTAGAACTCCAATTGAGTATACTGGGGAGGTAGTTTCTACATTGAATTTTGTTGGTGGAATAATTCACTCTATTAGTAATATTGAGGACTATGAAATAATAAAAGCTGAGGCAGCTTTTGAAAAACTTTTTGGGTATACTTCTGTTTTAAGAAGCTCTACTAAAGGCAGAGGAGATTTTACTATGGAATTTTCATACTTCAAGGAAAAGCATGAATAAGTATTATTAAATTTTTTATAGTGGAATCGTTTTAGTAAGCTTTTTTTGTCTTTGTTCTTTAATAATGATTTTTGCGTTGTGGTTCTTAACATTTCATTATCTAGAATGAATTAGTGCAGTATGTATGTTTATTTATTTTGGTTTTAGTCTTAATGTATTTAAAAATTATGACTTATATTTAAGTGATGTGATACGCATCTGGTTTATATTTTGTTTTTTCTATTCTTTTTAAAGTTTTGTTATTACTTTTTTTTGGTTAACTAGCTTTGAACTTTGCGTTTTAATATTTTATTGGAATATTGCAAGATTAAAAAATATAAGATATTTTTTTTTATTAAAAAAGATTCTTTTTGTCTTGTAAGTGCTACTAGAATATTAGGGTGATTTTTTGATATGATGTCTTATTATGAATATTTTTTTATTTTAAAAATAAAGGAGGTTGTGTTATGCAGGGTGAGAACATGGTTTCAATTAGAGGTAGTAATAGAAAAAAGATACTCCTTAGTTTGAAAAATATGCAGTATTCAAGAACGGATTTAGCTCGAAAATTATCATTGACAAATGCGGCGGTTACGATTCTTACTAATCATATGATTAAAGAGAATATTTTAGTTGAAGTTGGTTCAAAGGAATCAGATATTAGAAAGCATGGGCGAAAAGAAATCCTTCTCGATATTAATAAAGATTTTGCATATTCAATTGGAGTAATTATTTCAAGTAATTATTTTCAAATAGGAATTGCAAATCTTAAATGTGAGGTTTTAATAAGTGAGACTTATTCTTTTGAACCACCAGTTAGTGCTTACGAAATATTGGAAAAAATTAAGGATCATATGATTGAAATTATCTGGAAACATAATTTTTCAAGGGATAAATTTATTGGATTAGGATTTAGTATTACTGGCATAATTAAAGATAAGGAATCTGGAATTGTTAATGATAGTCATGGTACATGGATTGAAAAAGATGTGCCTGTTAAGGCTATACTAGAAGAGTATTTTTCACTTACAGTGTATCTTGAAAGTTATGTTAAAAACCTTTCACTTGCTGAATTCATGGGAAAGAATGTAGATAATATCATGTTTTTCGATTATACAGATACTGCTGAGCTTTCTATTTGGTCTGATGGTAATGTTTATCCTGGATTTAATAATAAATCTGGTATGGTGAGTCATATGGTAATTGATTATGGAGGTGAGAAAAATTGTCCTACATGTGGAAATAAGGGTTGTGTTAATATGTTAATATCTAATTTTGCACTTCAGCGTTTGATTTCGAAAGAGTTTATGAATGGTGAGATTTCTGAACTTTATGACAAGTATGAAGGTAAGCTTAAAAAAGTTACGATATATGACATTTTTTCTCTTCATGATAGATATGAGTTTATACAGAAAATAATGGAAGATACAGTAAGATATTTGGCAATAGTTATTATTAATATTCAGAGGGTTCTTGATTTTAATTATTTGGTGCTTTATGGACAAAGTTTTAAACTTAAAAGTTTTTTTGACCTGTTGAAAGATGAAATAAAGAGGTTAAACAAGGAGAGAATAGCATTGAAGCTTAGTTCCCTAGATACTGAAGTATCAGTTGTTGGACCTGCTTCTAGTGTTATATTTAATAAATTCTATTTGACGGGGGGAGATATTGATTAATATTTTCTTTTTTTGTATTGTATATTCTGTAGAATTTTTTACAAATGAAGGTGATTTTTAGTGTTTGAGAGCTTAGGTACAGGTTTTAGAGATTTTATAAAGTATATTTCTGGAAAATCTGTGATAAATGAAAAGAATATTGAAGTAGCCATTGACACTATTAAGAATACTTTAATTGAAGCTGATGTTAATTTAAGAGTTGTAAGACGTTTTGTAAATTCTGTTGTTGAGGAAGCAAGGGGGATTAAGGTTTTAAGAAATGTTGATCCTAAATCTCAGTTTATTAAGATTGTTAATGATAGACTTGTAAATTTTTTGGGTGATAAGCATTCTGAGCTCATTTTAAATCCTGTCAACAAATTATCATGCATTTTGATGCTTGGTCTTCAAGGTTCTGGGAAAACTACAACATGTGCAAAACTTGCAATGCGACTTAAATCGGAGAATAGAAGAGTTCTCCTTGTTGCGGCAGATACTTTTAGAGCGGCAGCGGTTGAGCAGTTAAGGGTTTTAGGTGTGCAAATTGGTGTTTCTGTTTTTACTCTTGATGGTGAAAATAATCCTATTGAGGTTGTAAAGAAATCCATTGAATATGCTAAAGTAGAGCTTTTTGATACTGTGATAGTAGATACTAGAGGGCGTCTTGAAGTTGAAGATTTATTGTTAAAAGAGATAAGAAAAATTAAAGATGTTTTGACTCCTACCGAGACAATATTGGTAGTGGATGCAATTACAGGTCAGGTTGCTGTAAATGTTGCAAAGGAATTTAATGATAGTGTTGGAATTACAGGTGTAATTTTTACAAAATTTGATTCTGATGCTAGAGGTGGAGCAATACTGTCACTTAAGACTATTTGTGGTGCGCCTATTAAATTTGTTGGAGTTGGAGAAAGGCCTGAAGATCTTGATGTTTTTTATCCAGATAGAGTTGCTTCACGAATGCTTGGCATGGGAGATGTTGTTAGCCTGGTTGAAAAAGCTCAAACTGTTATAGATAAAGAGGAAGCTTTAAAACTTGAAGAAAAGTTTAGAAAAGCTAACTTTAATTTTGAAGATTATTTAAATCAATTTAAATATGTGCGTAGTATGGGTGGGATTTCTAGTTTGATGGGAATGCTTCCTGGTGTTTTTTCATCAAAAATGTTGTTTCGTAGTATCAATGAAAAGGAGATTAAAAAGGAAGAGGCGATCATTCTTTCTATGACTAAGCAAGAGAGATTGAATCCTGTTATTTTAAATAGTCCTTCAAGGAAAAAAAGAATAGCTTTGGGAAGTGGAACAACAATTTTTGAGGTAAATAAACTTATAAAAAAATTTAGTCAGGTAGTTTTAATGATGAAAAAAATGCAAAATAAGAGCTTTCAAAATAAGATAGCATCTCTTTTGGGAGGTAAAGGAGGAATAGTAGATTGAGTGTTAGAATAAGATTAAAAAGGATGGGGGCAAAAAAGAGGCCTTATTATCGAATTGTGGTAATGGATTCTGCTTCGCCTAGGGATGGACGAGCTATTGAAGAGCTTGGGTATTATCATCCTATTGAAAGCCAAAATCAGATTAAAATCAATGAGGATAAATTTAAGGATTGGATAAGCAAAGGAGCTATTCCAAGTGATACAGTTAAGAAAATTTTAAAATTTAGAGTTAGGAGGACTTAATGAAAGAATACGGCAATGAAATTGAGCTTATAGAATTTGTAGTAAAATCTCTTGTAGACAAAAGAGATGAGGTTAAGTTGAATGTAGTTGAAGGGGAGAAGTCAACTATTTTAGAATTAAGAGTTTCTGCAACTGATGTTGGAAAGATAATTGGAAAGAGGGGGCGCATTGCAAGGGCTATTAGGACGCTTCTTAGTGCTTGTGCTGCAAAAACGAATAGGAGAGTTCAGTTAGAAATTTTGGACTAATTGATGTTTGTGAAGGGCATAATATTGTCATCTTATGGAGTGAATGGATATGCTAAGATTAAGAGTATATCCAATGGTTTGAATGATTTTTTTGACTTAAAAGGTAATAAATTAGTTTTAAAAAAGGAATGTTGCTCTTCAGTTGAAGTTAAGGTTGAAAATATATCTTTAGTAAATAATTCATTATTATTGAAGTTTGAAGGATTTAATACACCTGAGGCTATTAAAGATTTAATTGGTTTTGAGTTATGGGTAGATGATGAATTTGCATCTAAATTAGAAGAAGGTGAGTATTACTTTGGTAAGCTTATTGGCTATGAGCTTGTTAATAGTGGAAAAAAATTAGGTGTTATTGTGTCTTTTTTGGAGTGTGGGGAGTCAATTCTGCTTGAAGTTAAAGTTGGGAGTAAATTGTTTTTTATTCCCTTTTTAGATGTTTATCTTGGAGATATTGATAGTTCTTTGAAGACTATTGAACTTAAGGTGTTAGAACTCTTAGAATGAAAATTACGATTCTATCTTTATTTCCTTCAATCATTACTCCATTTTTTGAAAATTCAATAATGAAAAAGGTTATAGATAGAGGAATAATAAGTTATGAGCTTATATCTATTCGTGACTTCTCTAATGATAAACACAAAAGGTGTGATGATGCTCCTTATGGTGGAGGTGCAGGAATGGTTTTGAAAGCTCAACCTATTTCTGATGCTCTTGATTATATAAATTCAAAAATAAAAACCACGATATTTGTAAGTCCATCTGGAGTTAAGTATACTCAAAAATTGGCTTATGACTTGTCAAAGAAGAATGAACTTGTTATAATCTGTGGGAGATACGAAGGGCTTGATCAACGTGTAATTGATTTGTATGTTGATCTTGAGATTTCAGTTGGAGATTATGTGTTGTCTTCAGGTGAAATTGCTGCTCTTGTTATAATAGATAGTGTATATAGATTATTAGATGGTGTAATAAGTCCAAGTTCCTTATTTGAGGAATCTTTTAATTTTGAGTATGGTTTACTTGAGTATCCTCATTATACTAGGCCTTGTGAATTTGGAGGGTTAGAAGTTCCTGGTGTGCTTCTTTCTGGTCACCACGAAGAAATAAGGAAATGGCGATTTATTAAGTCTGTTGAAAAAACAAAGAAAAATAGATATGATTTATACCTTAAGTATTTGGAAAAAAGAGGAGAAAAAGATGGATTTAATAAGAAAAATTGAAGCTAAAGGCAAGAGAACAGAAAGCTTTGATTTTAGGGTAGGAGATACTGTTTGTGTTAGTTATAAGATAATTGAAGGCACTAATGAGAGAGTTCAGAATTTTGAGGGTCTTGTTATATCTATTCAAAATAAAGGCATTGGACAAACTTTTTTAGTTAGGAAAATTTCTTCAGGAATTGGTGTTGAGAAAATTTTTCCAATGCATTCACCTATTATAGAAAAGGTTAAAGTTTTAAAGCGAGGGAAGGTAAGGAAGGCCAAGCTTTATTATATGAGAGATAGAATTGGTAAAGCTGCAATGAAGGTGAAGGAACGCCTTGATATTAAAAAGCTTAAATAACGTTCAGTTACCCAAAGTTGCTTTAGATAAAAATCTTCCTTTAAGTGGGCAATTGGAAGTTGTTAAATCTATTGGTGTTAATAAGTGGCTTGTATTTTTTTTAGGTGATTACTTTGAAGTAAAGAGTAGTTTACCTTTGAGAGTTGGACTTAAGTATTTTGCTAGGATGATTAATACTTCAGATAATTTTTTAATTAGTGTTAGTTATACATCTTTATTTGAGGATTTCGATTTATTTGAAAGTAATGATAGGGTTATGCTTAGGCGAAGTGGTAATTTTGTAGAGCAGAACACTCAAGAATTATTCAATAATATTTTTGATAATATAAAGGATGAGTTTATTTTAAAGTTTCTTTTGGCTTTACATGAACAAAGAAGCATAGGAAATGAAAATTTTATGCAAATTTGTGATTATTTTAGCGGTAAAGTAAAAATGAGGCAACAAGATGTTAAGTTTCCAATTTTTATTGAAAATAATGATGGTTTTGTTATTTCGATTCCCTTTAGATTTTTGAAAAGTTCTGGTTTATTATTTTTGTTTTCTTATAAAGATCTAGAAAAGATTTATAAGTGGAGTTTTGTTTATTTTTTTAATGAAAAGGAAAAAATTATTTGTGAGATTAGTAATGTTAGTTCTGATTCTAAATTAAGGATATATTCGGATTTGAGTTTAGATGGTATTATTGGAGAGCTGAAAAGTTCTCTTTTTTGTTATAATATAACTGATATAAAAATCTTGACTTCAATGCACGATTTTGAAAATTTTGATTGTGAAGTAAGGGTTGTTAAGAGTGTTAATTATAAAGTATGAGTAAAGAAGAATTAGCTTTGTTAATTAAATATGATACTAAATTCCCAGCTCCTTTTATTTTGGCCAAGGCCAGAGGAGCGAAGGCTTTACGTATAAAAGAGCTTGCTAAACAAGAGAATATTCCTATTGTTGAGGATAAATATTTATCTGAGAGTTTTTTTTCCGTTAATGAGGGAGATTTTATTGATTCTAAGTATTTTAAAATAATTGCACATATTTTATCTATTATGTATAAATTTAAGAATAATAAGTTATGAATAATAGGTAAATTAAAATTGGAAAGAGAGGCTTTTGTTTTGAAATATTTGCTAAAAAGTGATTATAGGGTAATAGATATAAGTTATTATGGTCAGTCTTTAATGAGTGAACTCATTTGGGAATGTTCTTTTGACATTATTTGAATTTAAGGGGGAGAGATATTATTTATTTTCTTGATAGAATTGAAGGAGATAAAATTGAAGTATGAACAAAATAAAGTGAGTGGCAATAATTTACGAAAAAACACCAAAATTCCTTATTGGAAAAGGAAGAGGATAAAATCTGATCTTAAAAAACAAAAGGCTACATCTTTAAACACTAATGATAATAAATCTGTTGACACTGACTCTGGCAAACGCATAAATCACAAGGTGAATAGTCAAAAAGGTTTTATTAAAGACCGCAGATCGCATGTGAGAATTAAAGAGATATGTCCTGTTTGTGAGAAGCAAATCAGGTATATTGCTTCGTGTATGTCTATGAACTTTGATGGTGAGGACAAGCCTATACATTTTGATT harbors:
- the trmD gene encoding tRNA (guanosine(37)-N1)-methyltransferase TrmD, coding for MKITILSLFPSIITPFFENSIMKKVIDRGIISYELISIRDFSNDKHKRCDDAPYGGGAGMVLKAQPISDALDYINSKIKTTIFVSPSGVKYTQKLAYDLSKKNELVIICGRYEGLDQRVIDLYVDLEISVGDYVLSSGEIAALVIIDSVYRLLDGVISPSSLFEESFNFEYGLLEYPHYTRPCEFGGLEVPGVLLSGHHEEIRKWRFIKSVEKTKKNRYDLYLKYLEKRGEKDGFNKKN
- the rplS gene encoding 50S ribosomal protein L19 produces the protein MDLIRKIEAKGKRTESFDFRVGDTVCVSYKIIEGTNERVQNFEGLVISIQNKGIGQTFLVRKISSGIGVEKIFPMHSPIIEKVKVLKRGKVRKAKLYYMRDRIGKAAMKVKERLDIKKLK
- a CDS encoding EscU/YscU/HrcU family type III secretion system export apparatus switch protein codes for the protein MSKEELALLIKYDTKFPAPFILAKARGAKALRIKELAKQENIPIVEDKYLSESFFSVNEGDFIDSKYFKIIAHILSIMYKFKNNKL